The Streptococcus pantholopis genome has a segment encoding these proteins:
- a CDS encoding Spx/MgsR family RNA polymerase-binding regulatory protein, whose amino-acid sequence MVTLFLSPSCTSCRKARTWLKKHKVVFEEHNIITSPLSREELLKILSFTENGTEDIISRRSKVFQKLDVDVDELSVSALIQLIAENPGLLRRPIIMDKKRMQIGFNEDEIRAFLSRDYRKQELRQATIRAEIEGEDE is encoded by the coding sequence ATGGTTACCTTATTTTTATCACCTAGCTGCACTAGCTGCCGCAAGGCACGAACCTGGCTCAAAAAGCATAAAGTTGTGTTTGAAGAGCACAATATCATTACAAGCCCGCTCAGTCGTGAGGAATTACTGAAGATTTTATCATTTACTGAAAATGGGACAGAAGACATCATTTCCAGACGGTCAAAAGTTTTCCAGAAGCTGGATGTTGATGTGGATGAACTGTCTGTTTCTGCCCTGATTCAGCTGATCGCAGAAAATCCCGGTCTTTTGCGCCGCCCAATTATCATGGATAAGAAGCGGATGCAGATTGGTTTTAATGAAGATGAGATTCGTGCCTTTTTATCGCGGGATTACCGTAAACAGGAGTTGCGTCAGGCAACTATAAGAGCTGAGATTGAGGGAGAAGATGAGTAA
- a CDS encoding UPF0223 family protein, translating into MSKNYSYPLDTNWSTEEIISVLYFLNQVEKAYESKVSAAALLETYTAFKQVVTSKAQEKTIDRDFKRSSGYSIYKAVKAAKERGKGFISLGN; encoded by the coding sequence ATGAGTAAGAATTATAGTTATCCGCTCGATACAAACTGGAGCACTGAAGAAATCATATCAGTGCTTTATTTTTTGAATCAAGTTGAAAAAGCTTACGAAAGCAAGGTTTCCGCTGCGGCCTTACTGGAGACTTACACTGCTTTTAAACAGGTTGTTACAAGCAAAGCTCAGGAAAAAACAATTGACCGTGACTTTAAACGAAGCAGCGGCTATTCAATATACAAGGCTGTAAAAGCAGCAAAAGAAAGAGGAAAGGGATTTATTTCTCTTGGAAACTAA